A window of Nicotiana tabacum cultivar K326 chromosome 24, ASM71507v2, whole genome shotgun sequence contains these coding sequences:
- the LOC107802852 gene encoding uncharacterized protein LOC107802852, producing the protein MPQHHSGQLWRLLSKERGNQQENSVSEIAMLLFEFCSLLYANLSFSNSLVRIHGATPIRRISFHNQAQQTMAALILVRIYGSTPVTRIRFRSQAQQTMAACISSGSRYC; encoded by the exons ATGCCTCAGCATCATTCAGG tcAATTATGGCGACTATTAAGCAAGGAGCGAGGCAATCAACAGGAAAATTCT GTTTCAGAGATAGCAATGTTATTATTTGAGTTTTGCAGCCTCCTTTATGCGAATTTGAG TTTTTCAAATTCTCTTGTTAGAATTCATGGTGCTACACCGATCCGACGAATCAGTTTCCACAATCAAGCACAACAAACAATGGCTGCTCTTATCCTTGTTAGAATTTATGGTTCTACACCGGTCACACGAATCAGATTCCGCAGTCAAGCGCAACAAACAATGGCTGCATGTATTTCAAGTGGATCAAGATATTGCTGA